A section of the Engystomops pustulosus chromosome 3, aEngPut4.maternal, whole genome shotgun sequence genome encodes:
- the SLC35A1 gene encoding CMP-sialic acid transporter has protein sequence MAARENVSLVFKLYCLLVMTLVAAAYTVLLRYTRTVTTEMYFSTTAVCVAEVIKLLLSVVILAKETGNLSRLFTSLKENVLGSPVEMLKLAVPSLVYALQNNMAFVALSNLDAAVYQVTYQLKIPCTALCTVLMLNRSLSKLQWLSVFILCGGVTLVQYSPAEATRVQIEQNHWLGFGAVAVAVLCSGFAGVYFEKVLKSSDTSLWVRNIQMYISGIIVTLAGVFLTDGEGVLEKGFFYGYNYLVWIVVLLASVGGLYTSVVVKYTDNIMKGFSAAAAIVISTIASVLLFGLQITLTFTVGALLVCVSIYTYGLPIKDTTKLEIKDTSGNLSEKLIHV, from the exons ATGGCTGCTAGGG AAAATGTCAGCTTGGTGTTCAAGCTTTACTGCTTGCTGGTGATGACCCTGGTGGCTGCTGCGTATACAGTGCTCTTGCGGTACACAAGGACAGTGACGACGGAGATGTATTTTTCTACTACAGCTGTCTGTGTGGCCGAGGTTATTAAATTACTGCTGAGTGTCGTCATCCTGGCAAA GGAAACCGGAAATCTCAGCAGGCTCTTTACCTCTTTAAAAGAAAATGTCTTGGGGAGTCCAGTGGAGATGCTTAAGCTGGCGGTGCCATCCTTGGTGTATGCATTGCAAAATAACATGGCCTTTGTGGCGCTGAGTAATCTTGATGCGGCTGTTTACCAG GTGACTTACCAGCTAAAAATCCCATGTACCGCTCTATGCACTGTACTCATGCTGAACCGATCCCTCAGTAAACTCCAGTGGCTTTCCGTATTCATTTTATGTGGTGGAGTCACACTTGTGCAATATAGCCCTGCTGAGGCAACGCGGGTCCAG ATTGAACAAAATCATTGGCTGGGATTTGGTGCTGTGGCAGTGGCTGTGCTGTGCTCTGGATTTGCTG GAGTGTATTTTGAGAAAGTCTTGAAGAGTTCTGATACTTCCTTGTGGGTGAGGAACATCCAGATGTACATCTCTGGTATCATAGTGACATTAGCTGGCGTCTTTCTTACTGATGGAGAAGGTGTCCTGGAAAAAGGATTTTTCTATGGTTACAATTACCTTGTCTGGATCGTAGTAT TGCTGGCTAGTGTTGGTGGTCTCTACACATCGGTTGTAGTGAAATATACAGATAATATAATGAAAGGCTTCTCTGCAGCCGCAGCGATCGTCATCTCCACCATAGCGTCTGTTCTACTCTTTGGATTGCAGATAA CGTTAACCTTCACTGTGGGAGCACTTCTGGTATGTGTTTCCATATATACCTATGGATTACCAATAAAAGACACAACAAAGCTTGAAATTAAGGACACTAGCGGCAACCTCAGTGAAAAACTTATCCATGTTTGA